The following proteins come from a genomic window of Andrena cerasifolii isolate SP2316 chromosome 6, iyAndCera1_principal, whole genome shotgun sequence:
- the Ckiialpha gene encoding casein kinase II subunit alpha, translating to MALPSRARVYTDVNSHKSRDYWDYESYVVDWGQQDDYQLVRKLGRGKYSEVFEAINVTNSERCVVKILKPVKKKKIKREIKILENLKGGTNIITLQAVVKDPVSRTPALIFEHVNNTDFKQLYQTLTDYDIRYYLYELLKALDYCHSMGIMHRDVKPHNVMIDHENRKLRLIDWGLAEFYHPGQEYNVRVASRYFKGPELLVDYQMYDYSLDMWSLGCMLASMIFRKEPFFHGHDNYDQLVRIAKVLGTEELFEYLDKYHIELDPRFNDILGRHSRKRWERFMHSENQHLVSAESLDFLDKLLRYDHFERLTAREAMEHPYFYPIVKDQGRLNMVSSSPTPMTGSLPVGE from the exons ATGGCACTACCTAGTAGAGCGCGAGTTTATACAGATGTGAATTCACACAAATCTAGAGATTACTGGGACTATGAATCCTATGTCGTTGATTGGGG ACAACAAGACGATTACCAGTTAGTGAGAAAATTAGGCAGAGGAAAATATAGCGAAGTATTTGAAGCCATTAATGTAACGAATAGTGAAAGATgtgttgtaaaaattttaaag cctgtaaaaaagaagaagataaaAAGGGAGATCAAAATCTTAGAAAACCTTAAAGGTGGGACCAATATAATTACACTCCAAGCAGTAGTTAAAGATCCAGTATCGAGGACACCGGCACTGATCTTTGAACATGTCAACAACACAGATTTCAAGCAATTGTACCAGACGCTAACAGACTACGACATAAGATACTACCTCTACGAGTTATTAAAA GCGTTGGATTATTGTCATAGTATGGGAATAATGCATAGGGACGTCAAACCGCACAACGTTATGATAGATCACGAAAATCGAAAGTTGCGATTAATAGATTGGGGCTTGGCGGAGTTTTATCATCCCGGTCAAGAATATAATGTACGAGTAGCTTCGCGTTATTTTAAAGGTCCAGAACTACTCGTAGATTATCAG ATGTATGATTATTCATTAGATATGTGGTCACTTGGATGTATGCTCGCAAGTATGATATTCAGGAAAGAACCGTTTTTTCACGGACACGATAATTATGACCAACTAGTTAGAATCGCAAAGGTTCTTGGGACCGAAGAACTGTTTGAATATCTTGACAAGTATCACATTGAATTGGATCCTCGTTTCAATGACATTCTAGGCCGACATTCGCGCAAACGCTGGGAGCGTTTCATGCATTCGGAGAACCAACATTTAGTATCAGCCGAAAGCCTTGATTTCCTTGACAAACTTTTGCGCTATGACCATTTCGAGAGACTTACTGCACGCGAAGCTATGGAGCATCCCTATTTTT ATCCAATAGTTAAAGATCAAGGTCGGTTAAACATGGTATCATCGTCACCTACTCCCATGACAGGTTCGTTGCCTGTAGGTGAGTAA
- the Uba5 gene encoding ubiquitin-like activating enzyme 5, producing the protein MDKLEDLRQRVKELEKKLLEEQRKNASTAREKIEHMSSEVIDSNPYSRLMALKRMGIVDNYERIRELTIAIVGVGGVGSVTAEMLARCGIGKLILFDYDKVEMANMNRLFFQPHQAGQSKVEAAAKTLQNINPDVDIETHNYNITTVDHFDHFMNTIRTSSLNKGQVDLVLSCVDNFEARMAINTACNELDQKWFESGVSENAVSGHIQFIVPGETACFACAPPLVVAENIDEKTLKRDGVCAASLPTTMGIVAGFLVQNTLKYLLSFGDVSYYLGYNAMQDFFPRMTLRPNPNCGDKYCRERQQEYAAKPKPEEKMEKVVEDKPLHEDNEWGISLVDEQDQDVDENEPLTRMGVKEAYSIPSQSANSQIHQAPAESGPSLEELMAQMKSI; encoded by the exons atGGACAAATTAGAAGACTTACGGCAAAGAGTAAAGGAGCTCGAAAAGAAATTACTTGAAGAGCAGCGTAAAAATGCGTCGACAGCCAGAGAAAAGATAGAACATATGTCGAGTGAAGTGATCGATTCTAATCCTTACAG TCGGTTGATGGCATTAAAGCGTATGGGCATAGTAGATAATTATGAAAGGATAAGAGAGTTGACAATTGCCATAGTTGGAGTAGGTGGAGTTGGTAGCGTAACAGCAGAAATGCTCGCAAGATGCGGAATAGGAAAG TTGATTCTCTTCGATTATGACAAGGTGGAAATGGCAAATATGAACCGACTTTTCTTTCAACCTCATCAAGCTGGTCAAAGTAAAGTAGAAGCAGCTGCGAAAACGCTGCAAAACATTAATCCTGATGTAGATATTGAAACTCATAATTACAACATCACTACGGTGGATCATTTTGATCATTTTATGAATACCATAAG GACCAGCAGTTTGAATAAGGGACAGGTAGATTTAGTATTAAGTTGCGTGGATAATTTTGAAGCAAGGATGGCGATTAATACCGCTTGCAACGAGCTCGATCAGAAATGGTTTGAAAGTGGAGTCTCTGAAAATGCTGTTTCTGGTCATATCCAATTTATCGTTCCTGGAGAGACAGCTTGCTTCGCG TGTGCTCCCCCATTAGTAGTAGCAGAAAATATAGACGAAAAGACTTTAAAACGAGATGGTGTATGCGCAGCATCCTTACCCACGACTATGGGAATCGTAGCTGGTTTTTTAGTTCAAAACACGCTCAAGTATCTTTTAAGTTTTGGAGACGTATCCTATTACTTGGGCTACAATGCTATGCAAGATTTCTTTCCTCGAATGACTTTAAGACCAAATCCGAACTGCGGGGATAAATATTGTAGGGAACGTCAACAAGAATACGCGGCAAAGCCAAAACCAGAAGAGAAAATGGAAAAAGTCGTTGAGGATAAGCCCTTGCACGAGGATAACGAGTGGG GAATTTCCCTTGTCGATGAACAAGATCAAGATGTAGACGAGAATGAGCCTCTAACGCGTATGGGTGTGAAGGAGGCCTACAGTATACCATCGCAATCGGCCAATTCGCAGATCCATCAAGCGCCGGCCGAATCGGGGCCGAGTTTAGAAGAACTTATGGCACAAATGAAATCCATTTGA
- the Arp6 gene encoding actin-related protein 6, whose protein sequence is MSNSTFVIDNGACTAKVGLASDSPKLVPNCIMKAKSERRRPFVGNQIEECRDASGLFYILPFQKGYLVNWDVQKTVWDYIFSKECCPVNLSQLSTIVTEPLFNFSTIQEAMSEIFFEEYECHSLLRINTTTLSCYQYKTENPNAKCCIVVDSGYSFTHIVPYVNDTKIKEGIRRIDVGGKLLTNHLKEIISYRQLHVMDETYVINQAKEDSCFVSQEFFKDMETAKSKLENNPIAKDYVLPDYTTLRRGFLKNPEPPNEQQTLRLGNERFAIPEILFYPSDVGIRQMGIPEAIMDCLKACEEETWPHLLSNIILTGGNAKFPGFQERIHKEVRSLAPAEYAINIHLPDNPITYAWHGGKALSKDPIFSSLLVTREEYEEEGQNLCFERFNV, encoded by the exons ATGAGTAATTCCACCTTTGTTATTGACAATGGTGCTTGCACGGCAAAAGTTGGGTTAGCCTCTGACAGCCCAAA ATTAGTTCCTAATTGCATAATGAAAGCGAAAAGCGAGCGACGCAGGCCGTTCGTTGGGAATCAAATCGAAGAATGCCGTGACGCGTCTGGACTCTTTTACATCTTACCATTTCAAAAAGGATACCTCGTCAATTGGGACGTCCAGAAAACCGTATGGGATTATATATTCTCCAAGGAATGCTGTCCAGTGAACCTGAGTCAGCTTTCCACCATCGTCACAGAACCGTTGTTCAATTTTTCCACCATTCAAGAAGCTATGAGCGAGATATTCTTTGAAGAATACGAATGTCATAGCCTTTTAAGAATTAACACGACTACTCTTTCTTGTTACCAGTATAAGACAGAAAATCCTAACGCAAAATGTTGCATCGTCGTCGATAGCGGTTACAGCTTCACTCATATAGTGCCTTATGTAAATGATACTAAAATTAAAGAAGGTATTAGGCGCATCGACGTGGGTGGAAAACTTCTTACAAATCACCTTAAAGAAATAATATCTTATCGGCAGCTTCATGTCATGGACGAAACTTATGTAATAAATCAAGCGAAGGAGGATTCTTGTTTTGTCTCccaagaatttttcaaagacaTGGAAACCGCTAAAAGTAAATTGGAGAACAATCCTATAGCGAAAGACTATGTTTTACCAGATTATACGACACTGAGACGCGGATTCCTCAAAAACCCAGAGCCCCCTAACGAACAACAGACCTTGCGCCTGGGCAATGAAAGATTCGCTATACCAGAAATTTTGTTTTATCCCTCCGACGTTGGCATTCGTCAAATGGGTATTCCAGAGGCAATTATGGATTGCTTGAAAGCATGCGAAGAAGAGACTTGGCCTCACCTTTTGTCTAATATCATTCTCACCGGTGGTAATGCCAAGTTTCCAGGATTTCAGGAAAGGATTCATAAAGAAGTTAGGAGCCTCGCACCTGCGGAGTACGcgataaatattcatttacCCGACAA CCCAATCACGTATGCGTGGCACGGCGGTAAAGCGTTATCGAAAGACCCAATATTTTCCAGTCTTCTAGTAACTCGAGAAGAATACGAGGAAGAAGGACAGAACCTTTGTTTCGAAAGGTTCAATGTTTGA